In Chitinophaga nivalis, a single genomic region encodes these proteins:
- a CDS encoding ABC-F family ATP-binding cassette domain-containing protein, whose product MLLTAQNITYTLPTGDILFQDVHFTLHKGEKAAIAGNNGTGKSTLLKILAGREAAYTGTVNRQSTLYEVPQHFGHYNQLSIAQALGIDQQLDALNAILNGDTREGLFDILGDNWDLPERCHQAFEKWGLPPFPLDQPLAALSGGEKTKVWLAGIDIFKPEIILLDEPTNHLDARTRQQLYDWVSTTARTLLIVSHDRQLLELCNPIWELQPQGIHAYGGNYTFYEEQKSMATAALQQRIAHQEKAWKEAKRQQQQALQRKQQDNARANKNRENAGIPKILLNTRKQAAEDSTAKLRQVQQEKVGQLQAALEKTSGTEQVSRLMKGHFAQSSLHKGKVLVKATGVQYTYPSGTTLWQTPPDLTLLSGSRLAITGANGSGKSTFLQLLMGKLLPAAGECIVTPVRCLYLDQDYTLIDRSKTVLEQAMAFNETLLETAMVKTLLVHFLFEKDSWDKSCAVLSGGEMLRLSLCSMMMQHQAPDMILLDEPTNNLDLENIKMLTQIFAAYQGTLVVVSHDAVFLQEIGITTTLALSS is encoded by the coding sequence ATGCTGCTTACCGCACAAAATATAACTTATACACTACCTACCGGAGACATCCTGTTTCAGGACGTTCATTTTACGCTGCATAAAGGCGAAAAGGCTGCTATTGCCGGAAATAATGGTACGGGAAAATCCACACTGCTGAAAATACTGGCTGGCCGGGAAGCCGCCTATACCGGCACTGTCAACCGGCAAAGTACCCTGTACGAAGTACCGCAACACTTCGGCCATTACAACCAGTTAAGCATTGCCCAGGCACTGGGCATCGATCAGCAGCTGGATGCGCTCAATGCTATTCTGAATGGGGATACCCGGGAAGGACTTTTCGATATACTGGGTGATAACTGGGACCTGCCGGAACGTTGCCATCAGGCTTTTGAAAAATGGGGCTTGCCGCCCTTCCCCCTGGATCAGCCACTGGCGGCGCTGAGCGGCGGAGAAAAAACCAAGGTATGGCTGGCGGGGATCGATATTTTCAAACCTGAAATCATCCTGCTGGATGAACCCACCAACCACCTCGATGCCCGTACGCGGCAGCAGCTGTATGACTGGGTGTCCACCACTGCCCGTACCCTCCTGATTGTGAGTCACGACCGGCAACTGCTGGAGTTATGTAATCCTATCTGGGAACTACAACCACAAGGTATCCATGCCTATGGCGGCAACTATACTTTTTATGAGGAACAGAAAAGTATGGCTACTGCCGCCCTGCAACAACGGATAGCCCATCAGGAAAAAGCATGGAAGGAGGCCAAAAGACAACAACAGCAAGCACTCCAGCGGAAGCAACAGGATAATGCGCGGGCCAATAAAAACCGGGAGAATGCCGGCATACCTAAAATTCTGTTGAATACCCGGAAGCAGGCCGCGGAAGATTCTACCGCCAAACTCCGACAGGTACAACAGGAAAAGGTGGGCCAGTTGCAGGCTGCGCTGGAAAAAACCAGTGGCACCGAACAGGTGAGCCGCCTGATGAAAGGGCATTTTGCACAGTCCTCCCTCCACAAAGGAAAGGTGCTGGTAAAGGCCACCGGCGTGCAATATACCTATCCTTCCGGCACTACCCTATGGCAAACCCCTCCGGACCTGACCTTGCTCAGTGGCAGCAGGCTGGCCATCACCGGCGCCAATGGCAGCGGCAAATCCACCTTCCTGCAACTGCTCATGGGCAAACTGCTCCCCGCTGCCGGCGAATGTATCGTTACACCTGTGCGCTGCCTGTACCTCGACCAGGACTATACGCTGATAGACCGCAGTAAAACAGTACTGGAACAGGCGATGGCCTTCAACGAAACCTTGCTGGAAACAGCCATGGTAAAGACCCTGCTGGTACACTTCCTATTTGAGAAGGATAGCTGGGACAAGTCCTGCGCCGTACTAAGCGGCGGGGAAATGCTCCGGCTGTCGCTCTGCAGTATGATGATGCAACACCAGGCGCCGGATATGATTTTGCTGGATGAACCAACCAATAACCTGGATCTGGAAAATATCAAAATGCTGACACAGATCTTTGCCGCCTACCAGGGCACCCTGGTAGTGGTGTCACATGATGCCGTGTTTCTGCAGGAAATAGGTATTACCACTACCCTGGCACTTTCTTCCTAG